A single window of Archangium gephyra DNA harbors:
- a CDS encoding GDSL-type esterase/lipase family protein, which yields MLDVPRAGRLSVHADGQELARAEPQGSGQAQALPFDIPEGARHLEVVADGRGATVLGVVLQHQRPGIVLDTLGVPSADANLFLRAREDIFRTQLAERSPRLLLFILGGNEAKRLEWGRSKLAEVEEGLRTFVRRSRAAAPGSACLVVGPIDAVRGGNGPKKLAQRPYLDEVISIERQIALSEGCAFFDIFSAMGGSGSLARFVDAGLVHEDLVHPRGHGLDILGQLITDALLRSWVDAADPRRQAALAPPLQASEETR from the coding sequence GTGCTCGACGTGCCCCGCGCCGGCCGGCTCTCGGTCCACGCCGATGGCCAGGAGCTCGCCCGCGCCGAGCCCCAGGGCTCCGGTCAGGCCCAGGCCCTCCCCTTCGACATCCCCGAGGGAGCCCGCCACCTGGAGGTCGTCGCCGACGGCCGGGGCGCCACGGTGCTCGGCGTCGTGCTGCAGCACCAGCGTCCCGGCATCGTGCTCGACACGCTCGGGGTGCCCTCCGCCGACGCCAACCTCTTCCTGCGCGCCCGCGAGGACATCTTCCGCACCCAGCTCGCCGAGCGCTCTCCGCGCCTGCTGCTCTTCATCCTCGGCGGCAACGAGGCCAAGCGTCTCGAGTGGGGCCGCTCCAAGCTCGCCGAGGTCGAGGAGGGGCTGCGCACCTTCGTCCGCCGCTCGCGCGCCGCCGCTCCCGGCAGTGCGTGCCTCGTGGTGGGCCCCATCGATGCCGTGCGCGGGGGCAATGGCCCGAAGAAGCTCGCCCAGCGCCCCTACCTCGACGAGGTCATCTCCATCGAGCGGCAGATCGCCCTCTCCGAGGGCTGCGCCTTCTTCGACATCTTCTCCGCCATGGGCGGCTCCGGCTCGCTGGCCCGCTTCGTCGACGCCGGGCTCGTCCACGAGGACCTCGTCCATCCGCGCGGCCATGGGCTCGACATCCTCGGCCAGCTCATCACCGATGCGCTGCTGCGCTCCTGGGTGGACGCGGCGGACCCGCGCCGCCAGGCCGCCCTCGCCCCGCCGCTCCAGGCCTCCGAGGAGACGCGGTGA
- a CDS encoding serine hydrolase domain-containing protein: MPHYDGPEAAENTQPLDTAGALALFADKPLAAEPGTKFVYTTWGYNLLGAAVEKASGQGYGRYLKSHVFGPAGMRHAALDDQRTRDKQHAVGYRPYRGQLVPSHFLDVSSRFAGGGTRASVEDLLAFGQAILQHKLVPAETARMMQASMSTARASSPTTAWASPPTRCAATTWWPTPEASRKRLRCW, translated from the coding sequence GTGCCCCATTACGACGGGCCCGAGGCCGCGGAGAACACCCAGCCGCTCGACACCGCGGGCGCCCTCGCCCTCTTCGCCGACAAGCCGCTGGCCGCCGAGCCCGGCACGAAGTTCGTCTACACCACCTGGGGCTACAACCTGCTCGGCGCCGCCGTGGAGAAGGCCTCGGGCCAGGGCTACGGCCGCTACCTGAAGTCCCACGTCTTCGGCCCCGCCGGCATGCGCCACGCCGCGCTGGATGATCAGCGCACCCGCGACAAGCAGCACGCCGTGGGCTACCGCCCGTACCGGGGACAGCTCGTCCCCTCGCACTTCCTCGATGTCTCCAGCCGCTTCGCCGGTGGAGGCACCCGCGCCTCCGTGGAGGACCTGCTCGCCTTCGGCCAGGCCATCCTCCAGCACAAGCTGGTGCCCGCGGAGACCGCGCGGATGATGCAGGCCTCCATGAGCACCGCGAGGGCCAGCTCACCGACTACGGCCTGGGCTTCGCCACCTACCCGCTGCGCGGCCACTACATGGTGGCCCACGCCGGAGGCCAGCCGGAAACGACTTCGCTGCTGGTGA
- a CDS encoding CHAT domain-containing protein produces MRTVIPRDLHPGHAGMETVTSLLLDFIRAEDAGERYAFRFGVQEYVLRGAGGGAENLELHWNQALLADLAALHQPGCDPAILQRVGGLLRGFLKSDEWARQETRLLEAVSREQPVVVTLRSAAAELYALPWELLTLGASGQHLGELPSVLVRYEWPETRTAAESPSPRPEGGRVLFAWSAAGGGVPVTEHLRAIQEGARAGHHPFQPQGDVLERASYGRLDDVLRAAMAPGGSPISVLHLLCHGGAAGQTCGLVLDGEDTGEPTIVDAGRLRQLLAPYAGMVRLVVLAACNGGNTGTLGNQLGSIAQALHQIGIGAVIASRFPLSIPGANRFSESFYQGLLGGPCSVESAFLAARRQLARDTSRLDWASLQLYARGAEGHDSRPLVLRPYRGLLAFQPEHSRFFFGRDGEIQEIIGDLGALTKAGAPRLLVIAGASGTGKSSVVLAGAVPRMLQQPGATWVFSSMRPGARPLAALDAALATRTEPGRPLLLVVDQFEELFTQTESVEERDAFAHRLWALAADAGSGVSVLVTLRVDFIGRCGELVLDDKGLRLDKVAYEEKHRVFVAQMTQAQLQEAIERPAQLVGLTLEAGLARRMLQDVEGEPGALPLLQDTLDLLWQQREGRTLTQAAYDKVGGVTGALQRRANAQVEALDDAGKQLARRLLVRLVSTRDDTARDTRRRMPLLELRPRDAEKGAHFERILGRFVDERLLVRTDEGQMAAVEIAHEALIRKWQLLVDWLREDRERLAELEKLKRWGQEWKSSGTLLESGRLAIAQDIERRCPDEAGDDARELLEHSRKKLQKERLSRWFGRAGIMVVAGGLLALGFSALVSKLVISTAFGLAFENSTNLFDQKHVNAAFEQVRANNPQAASILLRELGFNLPWRIRGWLEALPICTVKSGEDGPEPRQKPHGDWHCNVSIQENGHVRVELNGLKPCTFPLYAKDDSRDACMGLIYPELMKKLWTENPCPTPEESKGYFGMAEGQDVLPTQAECKDMQGCLSHSETADASWQCWADYQKGRLKRHNKWLAGNAGVHLKQAVKDLSPLFADEPPQERATPPAEDGPRREGMTDGVSIRGP; encoded by the coding sequence ATGCGGACAGTCATTCCGAGAGACCTGCACCCGGGCCATGCCGGGATGGAGACCGTCACGTCCCTGTTGCTCGACTTCATCCGTGCCGAGGACGCGGGAGAGCGTTACGCCTTCCGCTTCGGTGTCCAGGAGTATGTGCTTCGCGGTGCCGGTGGAGGCGCCGAGAACCTCGAGCTCCACTGGAACCAGGCCCTGCTCGCGGACCTCGCCGCCCTCCACCAGCCAGGCTGCGATCCCGCCATCCTCCAGCGCGTCGGCGGGCTGCTGCGGGGCTTCCTCAAATCGGACGAATGGGCTCGCCAGGAGACCCGGCTGCTCGAGGCTGTCTCTCGCGAGCAGCCCGTGGTGGTCACCCTCCGCTCCGCCGCCGCCGAGCTGTACGCCCTGCCCTGGGAGCTGCTCACCCTGGGCGCCAGCGGTCAGCACCTGGGCGAGCTGCCCTCGGTCCTCGTGCGCTACGAGTGGCCCGAGACCCGCACCGCGGCCGAGTCGCCCTCGCCTCGTCCCGAAGGTGGGCGCGTCCTCTTCGCCTGGTCGGCGGCGGGTGGTGGCGTCCCCGTCACCGAGCACCTGCGCGCCATCCAGGAGGGAGCACGCGCCGGCCATCATCCCTTCCAGCCCCAGGGCGATGTCCTCGAGCGCGCCTCCTACGGGCGGCTGGATGATGTGCTCCGGGCGGCGATGGCCCCGGGTGGCTCGCCCATCTCCGTGCTCCACCTGCTCTGCCACGGTGGCGCCGCCGGACAGACCTGCGGCCTGGTACTCGACGGCGAGGACACGGGCGAGCCCACCATCGTCGACGCCGGACGCCTCCGCCAGCTCCTCGCGCCCTACGCGGGCATGGTGCGGCTGGTGGTCCTCGCCGCCTGCAACGGCGGCAACACCGGCACACTCGGCAATCAGCTGGGGAGTATCGCCCAGGCGCTCCACCAGATTGGCATTGGCGCCGTCATCGCCTCGCGCTTCCCCCTGTCCATTCCCGGCGCCAACCGCTTCTCCGAGTCCTTCTACCAGGGGCTCCTCGGCGGCCCCTGCTCCGTGGAGAGCGCCTTCCTCGCCGCCCGCCGGCAGCTCGCGCGCGACACCTCCCGCCTGGACTGGGCGAGCCTGCAGCTCTACGCGCGCGGCGCCGAGGGCCATGACAGCCGCCCCCTCGTCCTGCGCCCCTACCGCGGCCTGCTCGCCTTCCAGCCCGAGCACAGCCGCTTCTTCTTCGGCCGCGACGGCGAAATCCAGGAGATCATCGGCGACCTCGGCGCGCTCACGAAGGCCGGAGCGCCGCGCCTGCTCGTCATCGCCGGCGCGTCGGGCACCGGCAAGTCCTCGGTGGTGCTCGCCGGTGCCGTGCCGCGCATGCTCCAGCAGCCCGGGGCCACGTGGGTGTTCTCCTCGATGCGCCCCGGTGCCCGGCCGCTGGCCGCGCTCGACGCCGCCCTCGCCACGCGGACGGAGCCGGGCAGGCCGCTGCTGCTCGTGGTGGATCAGTTCGAGGAGCTCTTCACCCAGACGGAGTCCGTGGAGGAGCGCGATGCCTTCGCCCACCGGCTGTGGGCACTGGCGGCGGACGCCGGCTCCGGCGTGTCGGTACTCGTCACCCTGCGCGTGGACTTCATCGGCCGCTGCGGCGAGCTCGTGCTCGATGACAAGGGATTGCGGCTCGACAAGGTCGCCTACGAGGAGAAGCACCGGGTCTTCGTGGCGCAGATGACCCAGGCGCAGCTGCAGGAGGCCATTGAAAGGCCGGCGCAGCTGGTGGGGCTCACGCTCGAGGCGGGCCTGGCGCGCCGGATGCTCCAGGACGTCGAGGGCGAGCCGGGTGCCCTCCCCCTGCTCCAGGACACCCTCGACCTCCTCTGGCAACAGCGCGAGGGGCGGACGCTCACCCAGGCCGCCTATGACAAGGTGGGCGGTGTCACCGGAGCGCTCCAACGCCGGGCCAATGCGCAAGTCGAGGCGCTCGACGACGCGGGGAAACAGCTCGCACGCCGCCTCCTGGTCCGGCTGGTGAGCACGCGCGATGACACGGCGAGGGACACGCGGCGGCGGATGCCTCTCCTGGAGCTCCGGCCACGAGATGCGGAGAAGGGGGCGCACTTCGAGCGGATCCTCGGCCGGTTCGTCGATGAGCGGCTGCTGGTGCGTACGGACGAGGGCCAGATGGCCGCCGTGGAGATTGCCCACGAGGCGCTGATCCGGAAGTGGCAGCTCCTGGTGGACTGGCTGCGGGAAGACCGCGAGCGGCTCGCGGAGCTGGAGAAGCTCAAGAGGTGGGGGCAGGAGTGGAAGAGCTCCGGGACGCTGCTGGAGTCAGGCCGGCTCGCGATCGCACAAGACATCGAGAGGCGCTGCCCCGATGAGGCCGGCGATGATGCGAGGGAGTTGCTCGAGCACAGCCGCAAGAAGCTCCAGAAGGAGCGGCTCTCCCGGTGGTTCGGCAGGGCAGGCATCATGGTTGTAGCGGGAGGACTGCTGGCGCTCGGATTTTCCGCCCTCGTGTCCAAGCTGGTGATCAGTACCGCGTTTGGGCTGGCGTTCGAAAACTCGACGAACCTCTTCGATCAGAAGCATGTGAACGCCGCTTTCGAACAGGTGAGGGCGAACAATCCGCAAGCGGCGAGCATCCTCTTGAGGGAGCTCGGCTTCAATCTACCGTGGCGGATCCGCGGCTGGCTCGAGGCCCTTCCCATCTGCACCGTCAAGTCCGGTGAAGACGGGCCCGAGCCCAGGCAGAAACCCCATGGCGACTGGCATTGCAATGTCTCCATCCAGGAGAATGGCCATGTGCGCGTGGAGCTCAACGGACTGAAGCCCTGCACCTTCCCCCTCTACGCGAAAGATGACTCCCGTGACGCCTGCATGGGGCTTATCTACCCGGAGCTCATGAAGAAGCTCTGGACGGAGAATCCCTGCCCCACTCCCGAGGAATCGAAGGGGTACTTCGGAATGGCCGAAGGGCAGGATGTCCTTCCGACCCAGGCGGAGTGCAAAGACATGCAGGGGTGCCTGAGCCATTCGGAAACAGCAGACGCTTCCTGGCAGTGCTGGGCCGATTACCAGAAGGGAAGGCTCAAACGGCATAACAAGTGGCTCGCTGGAAACGCCGGCGTTCACCTGAAGCAAGCGGTGAAAGACCTGTCTCCCCTCTTCGCGGACGAACCGCCCCAGGAGCGAGCCACTCCCCCTGCTGAGGACGGCCCCCGGCGCGAGGGCATGACAGACGGGGTCTCCATAAGAGGCCCATGA
- a CDS encoding GNAT family N-acetyltransferase: protein MFPVENGQVKRLGADDAPALQSLLERCRDFLELTHEAPRPDEAEHFLANLPEGKTLEDKFVLGLYADGTSELAGVIDIVRHWPVRDEWIIGTFLLDPTHRNAGLGAHVHRQLEGWVRNQGATGLRLVVQQQNPGALRFWQRQGYTITGQTHQRTRTRENVIHLLHKPLGA, encoded by the coding sequence ATGTTCCCGGTCGAGAACGGACAGGTGAAGCGGCTCGGAGCGGACGACGCACCGGCGCTGCAGTCCCTGCTCGAGCGCTGCCGCGACTTCCTGGAGCTGACGCACGAGGCGCCGCGGCCCGATGAAGCGGAGCACTTCCTGGCGAACCTGCCCGAGGGAAAGACACTCGAGGACAAGTTCGTGCTCGGGCTTTACGCGGACGGGACGAGCGAGCTGGCCGGAGTCATCGACATCGTCCGCCACTGGCCCGTGAGGGACGAGTGGATCATCGGCACCTTCCTGCTGGACCCCACCCACCGCAACGCGGGGCTCGGGGCGCACGTGCACCGGCAGCTCGAGGGATGGGTGCGGAACCAGGGAGCAACGGGGCTCCGGCTCGTCGTGCAACAGCAGAACCCGGGGGCGCTCCGCTTCTGGCAGCGGCAGGGCTACACCATCACGGGCCAGACGCACCAGCGGACCCGCACGCGGGAGAACGTCATCCACCTGTTGCACAAACCGCTCGGCGCCTGA
- a CDS encoding molybdopterin oxidoreductase family protein, producing MSMTRRELLHYFGVTAAGLAGPGCIGWTREEAIPVDSWHKSVCRFCGSGCETRVGVRGGKVVKVEGLQEGWNRGRLCIKGLLNREILYVSDRAQYPMVRKNGQLVRVSWDEALDAAAAGFREAIAQGGPDAVAYYGSGQLFTQESYTANKLFKGGIGTNNVDGNPRLCMASAAFGYKSVFGADEPSGCYDDIEHATTFFVIGANMAECHPVVWERVRDRLRTAPQTRVIVVDPRRTPTARDATLHLQLRPGTDVALLNAMAHELLRTGLVDRTFIDNFVTFRKGAADAPPLTREDFQKFLEDYAPEKVADLCGLSSAEIREAARLWGISQAVTSFWTMGLNQQTHGVAANRMMMALHLLTGQIGRPGASPFSMTGQPNAGGGVRDTGSLAHALPAGRLVSKEKDRHEMEKLWGLPEGRISPNPGLSAVPLFEAMREGKVRAALVMATNPARSLPNADRYRVGMEKAFLVVCDSIFPTDTAQLADVFLPAAMWAEKEGVFSQSERRYHLVQKLVEPPGEARSDLEILVALGERLGHGELLKARTPEAVWDEWRRISAGSTYDFTGITYARLKELPGLVWPCPSEDHPGTCHRYVPGKDPLAKKEGRIDFYARPDGRAIVYLSEQGPFREALTGDYPMILTTGRRLEHWHTATLTGRIPQLQGVDMDYLEMHPGDAAVMGVNEGDLVQVTSARGSVRLQAKPSMRVRPGVVFALMHSMKHLVNAATSDHVDPISAQPEYKMAAVRVERVKEGT from the coding sequence ATGAGCATGACGCGGCGGGAGCTCCTCCACTACTTCGGCGTGACGGCTGCGGGCCTGGCGGGGCCCGGATGTATCGGCTGGACGCGCGAGGAGGCCATCCCGGTGGACTCCTGGCACAAGAGCGTGTGCCGCTTCTGCGGCTCGGGCTGCGAGACGCGCGTGGGCGTGCGCGGCGGCAAGGTGGTGAAGGTCGAGGGCCTGCAGGAAGGCTGGAACCGGGGCCGGCTGTGCATCAAGGGCCTGCTCAACCGTGAAATCCTCTACGTCTCGGACCGGGCGCAGTACCCCATGGTGCGCAAGAACGGGCAGCTGGTGCGCGTGTCCTGGGACGAGGCGCTCGACGCGGCGGCCGCCGGCTTCCGCGAGGCCATCGCGCAGGGCGGGCCGGACGCGGTGGCGTACTACGGCTCGGGGCAGCTCTTCACGCAGGAGAGCTACACCGCCAACAAGTTGTTCAAGGGTGGCATCGGGACGAACAACGTGGATGGCAACCCGCGCCTGTGCATGGCGTCGGCGGCCTTTGGCTACAAGTCCGTGTTCGGCGCGGACGAGCCCTCGGGCTGCTACGACGACATCGAGCACGCCACGACCTTCTTCGTCATCGGCGCCAACATGGCCGAGTGCCACCCGGTCGTCTGGGAGCGCGTGCGGGACCGCCTCCGCACCGCGCCGCAGACGCGCGTCATCGTGGTGGACCCGAGGCGCACGCCCACCGCGCGAGACGCCACGCTGCATCTACAGCTACGGCCCGGCACGGACGTGGCGCTGCTCAATGCCATGGCCCACGAGCTGCTGCGCACCGGGCTGGTGGACCGGACGTTCATCGACAACTTCGTCACCTTCCGCAAGGGCGCGGCCGACGCGCCGCCGCTCACGCGGGAGGACTTCCAGAAGTTCCTCGAGGACTACGCGCCGGAGAAGGTGGCGGACCTGTGTGGCCTGTCCTCGGCGGAGATTCGCGAGGCCGCGCGGCTGTGGGGCATCTCCCAGGCGGTGACGAGCTTCTGGACGATGGGACTCAACCAGCAGACGCACGGGGTGGCGGCCAACCGGATGATGATGGCGCTGCACCTGCTCACGGGGCAGATAGGACGGCCCGGGGCCTCGCCCTTCTCCATGACGGGCCAGCCCAACGCGGGCGGCGGCGTGCGGGACACGGGCTCGCTGGCCCACGCGCTGCCCGCCGGACGGCTCGTGTCCAAGGAGAAGGACAGACACGAGATGGAGAAGTTGTGGGGACTGCCCGAGGGCCGCATCTCGCCCAACCCGGGCCTGTCCGCCGTGCCGCTCTTCGAGGCCATGCGCGAGGGCAAGGTGCGCGCGGCGCTGGTGATGGCCACCAACCCGGCGCGCTCGCTGCCCAACGCGGATCGCTACCGCGTGGGCATGGAGAAGGCCTTCCTCGTCGTCTGTGATTCCATCTTCCCCACCGACACCGCGCAGCTCGCCGACGTCTTCCTTCCGGCGGCCATGTGGGCGGAGAAGGAGGGCGTCTTCTCGCAGTCCGAGCGCCGCTACCACCTGGTGCAGAAGCTGGTGGAGCCGCCGGGCGAGGCACGCTCGGACCTGGAGATTCTCGTGGCCCTTGGCGAGCGGCTCGGCCACGGGGAGCTGCTGAAGGCGCGCACGCCCGAGGCCGTCTGGGACGAGTGGCGGAGGATTTCCGCCGGCAGCACCTACGACTTCACCGGCATCACCTACGCGCGGTTGAAGGAGCTGCCAGGACTGGTGTGGCCGTGCCCCAGCGAGGACCACCCGGGCACCTGCCACCGCTACGTGCCGGGGAAGGATCCCCTGGCGAAGAAGGAGGGGCGCATCGACTTCTACGCGCGGCCGGACGGGCGCGCCATCGTCTACCTCTCCGAGCAGGGCCCCTTCCGGGAGGCGCTCACGGGCGACTACCCGATGATTCTCACCACCGGGCGCCGGCTGGAGCACTGGCACACCGCGACCCTCACGGGGCGGATTCCCCAGTTGCAGGGCGTCGACATGGACTACCTGGAGATGCACCCCGGGGACGCGGCGGTGATGGGCGTGAACGAGGGGGACCTGGTGCAGGTGACGAGCGCACGCGGCTCGGTGCGGCTGCAAGCGAAGCCGAGCATGCGGGTGAGGCCGGGCGTGGTGTTCGCGCTGATGCACTCGATGAAGCACCTGGTGAACGCGGCGACGAGTGACCACGTGGACCCCATCTCCGCACAACCCGAGTACAAGATGGCCGCGGTGCGGGTGGAGCGCGTGAAGGAGGGCACGTGA
- a CDS encoding multiheme c-type cytochrome, giving the protein MRAWSLLSMAAPEPPHGATLGGTLEGVALVCIVVALVGLVLVEFVFKSRMARSTYRWMLLLGLFVLPAVALLGTTGHMFESMKEVEACQSCHVMDPFVVDMHNAESATLAARHYRSGAIPAKQCYACHTGYGIFGTVESKRDGFRHWLLYVTDTWKEPITYKGSYPNSNCLACHATAPAFTRVDSHRALSKQLASDEMNCFTCHGLPHPSRPSRAPTRAAVH; this is encoded by the coding sequence ATGCGAGCCTGGAGCCTGCTGTCGATGGCCGCGCCCGAGCCTCCGCATGGCGCCACGCTGGGCGGCACGCTGGAGGGCGTGGCCCTGGTGTGCATCGTCGTGGCGCTGGTGGGGCTGGTGCTGGTGGAGTTCGTCTTCAAGTCGAGGATGGCGCGCTCGACGTACCGGTGGATGCTGCTGCTGGGGCTCTTCGTGCTGCCGGCCGTGGCGCTGCTGGGCACCACGGGGCACATGTTCGAGTCGATGAAGGAGGTGGAGGCCTGCCAGTCCTGCCACGTGATGGACCCCTTCGTGGTGGACATGCACAACGCGGAGAGCGCCACGCTGGCGGCCAGGCACTACCGGTCGGGAGCCATTCCGGCGAAGCAGTGCTACGCGTGCCACACGGGCTACGGCATCTTCGGCACGGTGGAGTCCAAGCGCGACGGCTTCCGCCACTGGCTGCTGTACGTGACGGACACGTGGAAGGAGCCCATCACGTACAAGGGCTCCTATCCCAACTCCAACTGCCTGGCCTGCCACGCCACGGCGCCGGCCTTCACGCGGGTGGACAGCCACCGGGCGCTGAGCAAGCAGCTCGCGAGCGACGAGATGAACTGCTTCACCTGCCACGGACTGCCGCACCCCTCCCGCCCGAGCCGCGCGCCCACCCGCGCCGCCGTCCACTGA
- a CDS encoding type II toxin-antitoxin system VapC family toxin, whose protein sequence is MRNPLADLPPPPPEIVFIGEVPTQALFFDTNSALQPEVARVRQQGRPALISTLVYAELISRKKGAKGLHIIDTNLIERGLQVVPFDALSARCFFDLNRKLQFDAPPLQRQHETERACRDRLRFDLAVFAASLRHRAMLITDNTNDFIHFPYREYWQTRAEAFP, encoded by the coding sequence ATGCGGAATCCACTGGCTGATCTTCCGCCTCCTCCGCCGGAAATCGTTTTCATCGGGGAAGTGCCAACACAGGCCCTGTTCTTCGATACCAACAGCGCGCTTCAGCCAGAAGTGGCGCGTGTGCGGCAACAGGGTCGGCCCGCGCTGATCTCCACGCTCGTGTACGCCGAACTCATCTCCCGGAAAAAGGGAGCCAAGGGGCTGCACATCATTGATACGAACCTCATCGAACGAGGGCTTCAGGTTGTCCCGTTCGATGCACTCTCCGCCCGGTGCTTTTTCGATTTGAACCGGAAGCTCCAGTTCGACGCGCCTCCTCTGCAGCGTCAGCACGAAACCGAGCGAGCCTGCCGGGACCGGCTTCGTTTCGACCTGGCGGTCTTCGCGGCATCATTGCGCCATCGGGCAATGTTGATCACGGATAACACCAACGACTTCATACATTTCCCCTACAGGGAATACTGGCAGACCCGGGCCGAAGCGTTCCCCTGA
- a CDS encoding AAA family ATPase: MSKGGAAKGGRKVPMRVAWLEIENFRSIEWLRLEGLDKPHVVIEGPNDVGKSNILHALDLAFSTLPTLLRVEADHDVKSIPGEPSEYPDWVKDWQNLFQHGKDSFSISLGIRFESRDGARGWRPPPGEIIDYRIKWTREGERIEKGLRAPLAGSPWSGKVLEGMAWSLAPAFRLVTTRREPGGESLHLHKNTPWESQVRWHGSNLKQLLFLYKNSPDLEVQERFEQLRAAVRDPALGIGIVNVSVQPNQKINVRTRQNGVELDLEERGTGIQQLLTLLALTLCHRGRILAVEEPEMNLSEPNQRLLWKKLREFTGETGPMDQVFVTSHSRVFEEEAERLVVSRDPQDGTQARWADPVPARQQADEELLQVTRGGGVTLPFEVLKQLGIQDGKHVYLVPSRHGYQLLGPQGYADHLREEGSDAESTG, translated from the coding sequence GTGAGCAAAGGCGGTGCTGCCAAGGGCGGCAGGAAGGTACCGATGCGGGTCGCGTGGCTGGAGATCGAAAACTTCCGGAGTATCGAATGGCTTCGGCTTGAGGGACTCGATAAGCCCCATGTCGTCATCGAAGGCCCAAACGATGTCGGCAAGAGCAACATCCTGCACGCGCTGGACCTCGCATTCAGCACGTTGCCGACTCTACTCCGCGTGGAAGCAGATCATGATGTTAAATCCATTCCTGGTGAGCCCTCCGAATATCCCGATTGGGTGAAGGATTGGCAGAACCTTTTCCAGCACGGAAAGGATTCGTTCAGCATCTCTCTTGGCATCAGATTTGAGTCGCGCGATGGGGCTCGTGGTTGGCGTCCCCCTCCCGGCGAGATCATCGACTACCGCATCAAATGGACCCGTGAGGGAGAGCGCATCGAGAAGGGCTTGCGCGCACCTCTAGCTGGGTCACCATGGTCAGGCAAGGTACTGGAGGGAATGGCTTGGTCCCTAGCTCCTGCATTCCGACTCGTTACTACGAGGCGAGAGCCTGGAGGGGAGTCCCTTCATCTCCATAAGAACACGCCCTGGGAAAGCCAGGTCCGGTGGCATGGTTCCAATCTCAAGCAATTACTTTTTCTCTACAAGAATAGTCCCGATCTAGAGGTACAGGAGAGATTTGAGCAGTTGCGCGCGGCTGTTCGCGACCCTGCGCTCGGAATCGGCATTGTGAATGTTTCTGTCCAACCCAATCAGAAGATCAACGTTCGTACCCGGCAGAATGGGGTTGAATTGGATCTAGAGGAGCGAGGCACGGGTATCCAGCAATTGCTGACGCTGCTCGCTCTCACGCTCTGCCACCGCGGCAGGATTCTCGCCGTCGAGGAGCCGGAGATGAACCTCTCCGAGCCCAACCAGCGTCTCCTTTGGAAGAAGTTGCGCGAGTTCACGGGTGAGACAGGGCCTATGGATCAGGTCTTCGTTACCAGCCACTCCCGGGTCTTCGAGGAGGAAGCTGAGCGGCTCGTGGTTTCGCGAGATCCACAAGACGGGACGCAGGCGCGATGGGCGGACCCTGTCCCAGCCAGGCAGCAAGCTGATGAGGAGCTCTTGCAGGTCACGAGAGGCGGAGGTGTCACCCTTCCCTTTGAAGTGCTGAAGCAACTAGGTATCCAAGATGGGAAGCACGTGTACCTCGTACCGAGCCGGCACGGGTACCAACTCCTGGGACCCCAGGGGTACGCGGATCATCTGCGGGAGGAAGGCTCGGATGCGGAATCCACTGGCTGA
- a CDS encoding VOC family protein, with protein sequence MIELRACIDVEDLDKAIAFYTQTFGLKPGRRDGSAWAELLGATSPIDLLARPAGSPSSPGASSVRDYRRHWTSVHLDFTVTDLDAVVQRAQAAGATLDRGIQEQKWGRMANLADPFGNGFCLLEFRGRGYDEIAGS encoded by the coding sequence ATGATCGAGCTACGTGCCTGCATCGATGTCGAGGACCTGGACAAGGCCATCGCGTTCTACACCCAGACCTTCGGGTTGAAGCCCGGGCGCCGGGATGGCTCCGCGTGGGCCGAGCTGCTCGGGGCCACCTCCCCCATCGACCTGCTCGCCCGGCCGGCGGGGAGCCCGTCCAGCCCCGGAGCCTCCTCCGTACGTGACTACCGCCGGCACTGGACCTCCGTCCATCTGGACTTCACCGTCACCGACCTCGACGCCGTCGTCCAGCGCGCCCAGGCCGCGGGCGCCACGCTCGATCGCGGCATCCAGGAGCAGAAGTGGGGACGCATGGCCAACCTCGCCGACCCCTTCGGCAATGGCTTCTGCCTGCTCGAGTTCCGGGGCCGTGGTTACGACGAAATCGCCGGCTCCTGA